The genome window GCAAATGGCTGAAAAGCCCACTAGAACCTTCGGGGCCAACACTGAGAAGAAccccaaggaggaatgcaaggcAGTCATTACCCAAAGCCAAAAGCAGGAGGACGCTGAAGCTGACAAAGTATTGCAGGATGCGAccaaagaggaagaagatgtagaagaaaagcttcatgatgaatcaagattgattcaaagatgttttgatgataacaaagatgatgacaaaggtgatgacaaaaagctcaaaggtcaatcaaagaatgagttcaagatgttcaaagatagaatcaagaacacttcaagattcaagaggaaagttgaagaacacttcaagattcaagaggaaagttgatttcaagaatcaagattcaaggatcaagctttcaagaatcaagatcaagattcaagactcaagattcaagaatcaatagaagacttaatcaagataagtatgaaaagcttttttcaaaaattgagtagcacatggatttttctcaaaacatgtttaccaaagagtttttactctctggtaatcgattaccagattattgtaatcgattaccagtagcaaaatgaatttgaaaaaagttttcaaatgaatttacaatgttccaattgatttcaaaaagttgtaatcgattacaatgttttggtaatcgattaccagtgcctttgaatgttgaaattcaaattcaaatgtgaagagtcacatcctttcacataaaagctttgtgtaatcgattacactgatttggtaatcgattaccagtgattgtttctgaataaaacaaaagatgtaactcttcaaatggttttttactttttcaaattagttttaagtttttctaaaagtcataactcttctaaatggttctcttgaccaaacatgaagagtctataaaagcaaagctttgtttttcatttcaattatCTTGAACAACCTTTacaatacaatcctttacaacttttgcatctctttaaacttcttcttcttcttccttttgccaaaagctttccaaagttttctggttttccaaaccttgaaaacttgtgctattcatccttttcattctcttctccctttgccaaaaagaattcaccaaggactaactgcctgaattctttttgtgtctctcttctcccttttccaaaagaacaaaggactaaccgcctgaattcttttgtgtctcccttctcccttgtcaaagaattcaaaacgatacaatttgagaattcttttgattcttccctttcccttatacaaaagtgttcaaaggactaaccgcctaagaattcttttgtatccccattcataaagtatcaaaggtttatccgcctgagatctttgtcttaacacattggagggtacatcctttgtggttcaagtagagggtacatctacttgggttgttgactgagaacaagagagggtacatctcttgtggatcagttctagtgagagtacatccactaggttcaaagagaacaagggagggtacatcccttgtggatctttgcttgtaaaaggatttttacaaggttggaaaagaaatctcaaggaccgcaggtcgcttggggactggatgtaggcacgggttgttgccgaaccagtataaaaactcttgtgtgtttgtctccttcttccctactcttttactttccgctgtgcattttaattcccgcttttacttttggttaagtttcttttctattcttcatttacttaacaacatagtaaaagccttagaagagtaaatttttaattagtaaaggtttaggaataattaattcaacccccccccccttctaaatcattttgaggccacttgatccaacagaagATGATGAGGGGGAGAAGACGAAAGATGGGGTCTTAATCCCTAAGACCAAGAGTCAATTAGCTCGGGAGACCAGAAGAGAGATACCACCAGCCTCACCAAAGGAGGCGTCGTACCCTCTAGTGCCATCAAAGAAGGACAAGGAGTGCTACTTCAAGCGGTTCCTTGAAATCTTCCAGAAGCTAGAGATTACTATCCCTTTTGAAGACGCCCTATAGCAGATGCCACTGTACACAAAGTTCCTAAATTACCTCCTCACAAAAAAGGGAAAGTACATCAACAGTGAAACCATTATGGTAGGAGGCAATTGCAGTGCAGTAATTCAGAAGCtgcctcccaagttcaaagatCCAGGAAGTGTCACCCTCCCATATTCTATTGGGAATGTATCCATAGGTAAGGCTCTTATTGACTTAGGAGCAAGTATCAATCTAATATCGCTTTCCATGTGCAAGAGAATAGGGAACTTGAAGATTGACCTTACAAGGATGACACTCTAGCTAACAGACTGCTCCATCATAAGACCATTTGGAGTGGTAAAAGACGTCCTGGTCAAAGTCTGCCACTTCACTTTTTCGGTGGACTTTGTAATCATGGGCATTGAGGAAGATGAAGAGATTCCCTTGATCCTAGGGCGACCATTCATGATGACTACCAAATGCATGGTGGACATCGGGAACGGAAACTTAGAGCTGAGCGTGGATGATCAGAAGGTAACCTTTAACCTCTTTGAAGCATTTAAGCATCCCAACAATAACTAGTCATGCTTCAAGGTGAAGGCAATTGAACAAGAGGCAAACCACACTATGCAACACTTGGCTACTCACTCACCATTGGAAAAGGCTTTGATAAATGTAGTTGATTGCCTAACCAATAAGGAGGAGAGAGATCTGGAAGCCTATCTAGAAGACTTGGAGAGATTAAAGGAGATTAATGCATAGGAAGATGTTGAAGATTTAAAGAAGGACAGTCCTCCAGAAAATCCAAAGTTGGAGTTGAAGACCCTACCCACGCACCTGAAGTATGCCTTTCTAGAGGAGAAGGAAGTCAAGCCGATTGTGAACAGCAGTGACATATCATCAAAAGAGGAAGCTCAGTTGATGGAAATTCTCAGGAAGCACAAGGAGGCTATTGGGTGACACATTTTAGATCTCAAGGGAATCATCCCTGCTTATTGCATGCACAAGATCATGATGGAGGAGGAGTATAGACCAGtgagacagccacagagaagactcaattcaTCCATGAAGGAAGAAGTAAGGAAGGAAGTCCTCAAGTTACTTGAGGCTGGACTCATCTACCCTATTTCAGACAATGCATAGGTGAGTCCAGTCCAGGTGGTGCTGAAGAAAGGAGGTATGAAAGTCATCCGTAATGAAAAGAATGATTTTATTCCTACTCGAACTGTCACGGGATGAAAGATGTGCATCGACTACCGGAAGCTCAATGAGGCGATAAGGAAAGACCATTTTCCTTTGCATTTCATGGATCAGATGTTGGAGCAGCTAGTAGGACAATCCTTATACTATTTCTTGGACGAGTGCTCAAGATATAATCAGATTTCAGTGGATCCCAAGGACCAAGAGAAGATGACTTTTAATGCTCTTTTGGTGTCTTTGCCTACAAAAGGATGTCATTTGGGTTATGTAATGCACCAGCCACTTTCCAGAGGTGCATGCTAGCCATCTTTGCTGACATGGTATAGAAGTGCATAGAAGTCTTCATGGATGATTTCTTAGTCTTCAAACCTTCCTTTGATTCTTGCTTGATGAATCTAGAGCTAGTGCAGCGAAGATGTGTTGAGACCAATCTGGTGCTAAATTGGGAGAAGTGTcacttcatggttcaagaagaGATAGTGTTGGGCCACAAAATTTTAGCCCGAGGCATTGAGGTGGATAAAGCAAAAATTGATGTCATCGAGAAGTTACCACCACCAGTAAATGCCAAGGGTATCAGAAGTTTTCTTGGACATGTAGGTTTCTATCGAAGGTTCATCAAGGACTTCTCGAAGATAGCTAGACCATTGAGCAACTTTCTAAACAAGGATGCAGTCTTCAAGCTTGATGAGGAATGCCTAGAAGCCTTTCAAACTTTGAAGGAGAAGCTTGTATCTACCCCAATAATGGTTGCACCTGACTGAAGCAAGGAGTTCGAGCTGATGTGTGATGTTAGTGACTATGTTATGGGTGCAGCTCTAGGACAGCGGCGAGACAAGATATTCCATGCCATATAATATGCCTGCAAAGTCTTGATTGGACATCGTCTATGCCTTAGAGAAGTTATGGTCTTATCTGGTGGGGTCCAAAGTTCTTATCTTCACAGATCATGCAACCATCAAATATCTTTTCACCAAGGCAGATTCAAAGCCAAGGTTGATAAGATGAGTCCTGTTGATTCAAGAGTTCGACATCGTCATCGGAGATAAGAAGGGATCCGAGAATGTAGTAGTTGACTATCTCTCTTAGTTAGTGAATGAAGAAGTGACacagaaagagaaagaagtaaGGGGAAAATTTCCAGATGAATTCCTCTTAGCTGCAGCTGAAAGGCCCTGGTTCGCAGACATCGCCAACTACAAAGTTACGTGGGTCATTCCATAGGATCTCAATTGGCACCAACGGAAGAAGTTTCTACATGATATCCACTTGTACATCTAGGATGATCCAAATGATGTAATCTTAcaccccaagggcattggatagaagactccaataagattgggccaaagatgcaggagaaggccctagggttctcatgagccttagggtagattttgggcccatgggctaagtatgagcccacttatctttgtacatattagactagggtTTCATTAGTTTTGGgctttgtatttagggctccatagtgtagggagggtaacctagtaatgtaggatttttcagcccttgtattttagggcacctaaactagtttttgtattaggggtagttttttaatttcacatgcattaagtgcactatttgatgtatgtgttgggagagaaatttaattgaattgggaaaagcccaatccaattaaattttggaccagcctaagggggaggtgagcattttcttgttacacctcattgtcacatcatatagtcacactttgtgcatgtctttcatgttttacatgactcatgacacctaagcacacttagcggagaatcttggacttgatcttggactagtgggctgaaccataactaaaattcactaatcataattagtgaaattttggctccacaaattcaaattcaaattcaagtgaaatttgaatagaaattcaaattttcctccaattttgtgtgacacttaagctataaataaaggccttgtgtgtgtattttttcaactttgataatttgagaaaatacacttcaaagtttagacctcatttgaggcataaattttgtgccccttctctccctctcccttcactcatcttctcctaccttcaagctcttatccatggcttcctatggtggtgagcttgttcttgactcatcttctccttgaagtggcatctccaatcacttTTCATcattctccattccactgccattgatcttcaagaagcaaaggactccattgatgaagaagatccaaggcctacaagctccacatagaGCTACATCACCATATCTGTTCAAAGTTGGAGCAAATAACTTGCTGAGGAGGTGTGTAATGAGGGAGGAAGCCCAAAACATACTTTGGCACTGTCATAGCTCACCTTATGGAGGCCATTACAGTGGAGATAGGACAGCTGTCAGGATACTTTAGGctggatttttctggccatccATACTCAGAGATGCTCGTGACCATGCACTTCGTTGTGATTAATGCCAAAGAACAGAGGGAATTTCAAGGAGCAACGCGATGCCTTTGCAGAACATCATTGAGTTAGAGGTTTTTGACTACTGGGGGATTGATTTTCTAGGGCCTCTACCGTCCCCATACAGGAATATCTACATCCTGGTAGTTGTTGATTATGTGTCTAAGTGGGTGGAAGCCATAACCACTCCACAAAATGATGTTAGGACCGTGATTAAATTTTTGAAGAAGAATATCTTTTCTCATTTTGGAGTTCCCAGAGTGTTGATCAGTGATGGAGGCATGCACTTCTGCAATGTACAACTACATAAGGTTTTAGGGCATTATAATGTCAAACATAAGGTGGCCTCtccttatcatcctcaaaccaATGGTCAAGCAGAAGTGTCAAACAGAGAGATGAAGAGAATCCTGGACAAGACCGTCGCTTCTTCAAGGAAAGATTGGGCAGTGAAACTAGATGATGCCTTGTGGGCTTACGGGACTGCATACAAGACTTCTATAGGCCTCTCACCCTTTCAGATGGAATTGGAGCACAAGGCTTACTGGGCCCTCAAACGGTTGAACTTTGATGAATCCTTGTCTGATGAGAAGCAGAGACTGCAGATGCTGGAACTAGAAGATATGAGATTAAATGCCTATGAATCAGCCAGGATCTACAAGCAAAGGATAAAGGCGTACCATGACAAGAAGCTACAAAAGAAGAATTTACAGCCTAGCCAACAAGTGCTGCTTTTCAATTCAAGACTCAGGCTCTTTCCAGGAAAGCTCAAGTCAAAATGGTCAGGACCCTTTGTGATAAAAGACGTCCAGCCACATGGAGCAATGGAAATCATTGATCCAACTTTAAGTGAACTAGAGAGAAGCTAGATCGTAAATGGACAATGCTTGAAGGCCTATAATGGGGGACACCTAGGGAGACTGGCCAGCGTCATCTATCTCCTGGACCCATGAGGGATCCAGcatcaagctagtgacgttaaagaaatgcttactgggaggcaacctaggAATTTTTGTTgtcttattttatgttttgttgattgtattattgaaaaaaaaaacttgttttctGAAAAAGGGAGGGTATTAATCAATTTGAGTGATGTTGCAGGTTGATGATGGAAGATTGTGATGAATTTAAGAAGAAGCTTCAGGCGCTAAGCGCGTCCAAGGAAAGCAGGCGCTAAGCCCAGGCTGCCTACTAAGTGTCGAGACCACTGACTGAAGAGAAGATCAAGGGACTCACGCCCATCAGGCACTTGGCACATCCTACACGCTAAGCGCCAACTCCATAAATGCAATTGTCATGTCAAGTTGCGCACTAAGCGCCACGCTCGCGCTAAGTGTGTGACTCATAACTGCTGGAAGTTGAAAAATCACCTGAGACTATAACCATTCTCTCCCTCTGTTAATCTTTACGCATTTTCATTTCACTCTTGTGCACTCATTGCATTCCTCTGCTTCTATAACATTTTCTGCATTCCCATACTTgcattttgcttatatttggtaagataaaaaaatttcaaacatgcATGTTTAACTCACACCCTGTTAAGCTCGCTAAGCCCATCTCATGGCTTGGTGAGTTCTTACGATCTAGGCAACATCAAGTTTCTAGGTTTTCGGTGAACGCGCTAAGCACCCACTAGTGGCTTAGCCCGAGCTCAAATTTCTGGGCTTACTggatgaacgcgctaagcgcccCATTGGCAGCTTAGCACGTGCTTGAACTTCTGGAAAAATAGGATTAATGCACTAAGTTCCCCTACTGTGCTAAGTGAATTCTAGAGTCTCATGCATTTCTGGGTTTTTGGTTGAACATTCATGCATGGGCTTAGCGCACAGTCTTGCGCTAAGCCCCACTGAGTCCTTTTGTGTTCATGCATGGGCTTAGCGTGCAGTCTCACGCTAAGCCCCAGTGTCAGGGGAAGGTTTAGCACGGGTCCTCGTGCTAAGCCCTCATAGTACATTGGTGATAACTACCCACTGGCGACTTAGTGCCCAGTCATTTggcaatttttctttttgcaccccctttttgctatgtactaacaaaattttgttttttacatgGTTTTCGCAAATGGCTTCTAGGAGACGCCGAACTGGACCAAGCCAAACATATAGAGAGGATTCCACCTGGGATTCCTCTCGGTTCGCTATAGAGACGGCATGGCACCGATATCAAGATAACGTTCATCTCTGGAACATCCTTCCGAAGAGGAACGTAGAGCTCGCCCCAGGGATGTATGATGAGTTTTATGGCATGCTCCACAGGCGTTACTGGCACAAACGACTAACCAGGCTTCCAGAGAAGCAAATCGATGTGGCCCTGGCGAAGGAGTTTTACTCCAACGTCTATGATCCGGAGGATGGCTCGCCGAAGACGTGCATGTTGAGGGGGAGGACCATTCAATTCGACACGCAGATGTTGAATGAGTTTCTGGGGACCCCAGTCATCCTCGTTGAGGGGGAGCAGCTGCCCACTTACTCCCAGTACCTCCACTCTTACCCAGACTATAAGGCCAATCGCGGCCAAGTTCTGCACACCAAGAGGGCAATTCTAGCTGAATGTCGAGGGAGCGTCGTGGAAGATTCTGCAGAAGGACCTCACCACCTTGGCACAGACTTGGAGTGTGCTTTCATACATCAACCTCTCACCGACCTTTCATACATCCGACATTAATGTCGATCGGGCTCGCCAGATCTATGGGCTCGTGATGAAGACGAACATGGATGTGAGAAGCTTCATTTCACAACAGATTACTCAGATAGCCCAGTCTAGTACGTCCCGACTCGGTTTCCCAGCTCTGATTACCGCACTTTGTGACCATCAGGGAGTCTACTTGGACACACTGACATACGAGTCCCTCAACCCGGTGATCAACTTAGCTTACActaagaagaactgttggaatccaGCAGATTCTTCTATCACTTTTCCAGGTCCAAGTCGAGTTCGGGCCCACACTACTCAGGATGCACCATCGCCACCACTGCCACCAATTTCGCCACCATCAGGTCCACCTGGCACCAGCCAaccttcctcttcctcctcagCCCAACAGGAGCCCCTCACTTAGATGATGCAATGTATCTATCACGACCAGC of Glycine soja cultivar W05 chromosome 1, ASM419377v2, whole genome shotgun sequence contains these proteins:
- the LOC114405266 gene encoding uncharacterized protein LOC114405266 produces the protein MCIDYRKLNEAIRKDHFPLHFMDQMLEQLVGQSLYYFLDECSRYNQISVDPKDQEKMTFNALLVSLPTKGCHLGYVMHQPLSRELVQRRCVETNLVLNWEKCHFMVQEEIVLGHKILARGIEVDKAKIDVIEKLPPPVNAKGIRSFLGHVGFYRRFIKDFSKIARPLSNFLNKDAVFKLDEECLEAFQTLKEKLVSTPIMVAPD